Proteins from a genomic interval of Lycium ferocissimum isolate CSIRO_LF1 chromosome 2, AGI_CSIRO_Lferr_CH_V1, whole genome shotgun sequence:
- the LOC132047342 gene encoding glutaredoxin-C5-like, producing MHYQTESWNGYPAVEEIERMASRNAVVIFSTSTCCMCHAIKRLLCGMGVNPTVYELDDDNPTWQQALFSLLGNSSSSLPVVFIGGKLVGSMDNVMAAHINGTLVPLLKEAGALWL from the coding sequence ATGCACTATCAAACAGAATCTTGGAATGGTTACCCAGCAGTGGAAGAAATAGAGAGAATGGCGTCAAGGAATGCAGTGGTGATATTCAGCACTAGTACATGTTGTATGTGTCACGCCATAAAGAGGCTCTTGTGTGGAATGGGTGTCAATCCAACAGTTTATGAACTTGATGATGACAACCCCACTTGGCAGCAGGCCTTGTTTAGTCTTCTTGGCAACTCCTCCTCTTCTCTGCCTGTTGTCTTCATAGGTGGCAAGCTAGTTGGGTCTATGGACAATGTCATGGCAGCTCACATTAATGGCACATTAGTTCCTCTTTTAAAAGAGGCTGGTGCTCTCTGGCTTTAA
- the LOC132047341 gene encoding uncharacterized protein LOC132047341 has product MGTTFNTQILVDKLAKLNSSQQSIETLSHWCIFHMNKAKQVVETWAQQFHCSPREQRLSFLYLANDILQNSRRKGSEFVGEFWKVLPDALRDVIENGNEYGKNAALRLISIWDERKVFGSRGQLLKEEFAGKHVGNGKHSGGKVRSYAGDALDKIVSSYQILYGGQIDEDAILSRCRNAISSVEKIDKEIGSDLNPGHLNGSGIVDELKGQHTILKDCVVQLTTVESSRANLISHLREVLQEQEYKLDQLRNQLQAAQSHADQAGSIFRQFLNCDGNGQILAEQNRKEASTSQAPHTFISGNREQSAPVMYTRQVSYEKSGNHDEDMKSAAAAVAAKLTASTSSAQMLTYVLSSLASEGVIGNSTQESSHDNQPEKRMKLENDRSSYAPLPPQNPQEAHSFFSQPNSVQHNPPSTARESTPIEPPPLPSSPPPLPPLPPMQPYPVSQCIQTSGQFPSSAFVFAPTHQSSTLPAFPQVVPPVNGVSPFTSPATIAYQGYSTESSLYSQSSSLPMAPVTRQ; this is encoded by the exons ATGGGAACCACATTTAATACGCAAATTTTGGTGGATAAGCTGGCAAAGCTCAATAGTTCACAGCAAAGCATTGAAA CTTTATCACATTGGTGTATTTTTCACATGAACAAAGCAAAACAAGTTGTTGAAACTTGGGCCCAGCAATTCCATTGCTCGCCACGTGAACAGAGATTGTCATTTCTTTACCTTGCAAATGACATTCTTCAGAATAGTAGGAGAAAGGGATCAGAATTTGTTGGTGAATTTTGGAAGGTTCTTCCAGATGCTCTTCGTGATGTTATTGAAAATGGAAATGAGTACGGAAAAAACGCTGCATTGCGGCTG ATCAGTATCTGGGATGagaggaaagtttttggttctCGAGGGCAGCTTCTGAAGGAAGAGTTTGCCGGAAAGCATGTTGGGAATGGAAAGCATAGTGGAGGCAAAGTG AGAAGCTACGCTGGAGATGCCCTTGACAAAATAGTTTCAAGCTATCAGATATTGTATGGTGGTCAAATTGATGAAGATGCTATATTGAGCAGATGTAGAAATGCCATTAGCTCTGTTGAGAAAATAGATAAGGAGATTGGGAGTGATTTAAATCCAG GCCATCTTAATGGATCTGGTATAGTGGATGAACTCAAGGGGCAGCACACAATATTGAAGGACTGCGTTGTGCAGCTAACAACTGTTGAATCATCCAGGGCAAACCTCATCTCTCATCTTAGAGAGGTCCTCCAGGAGCAG GAATATAAGCTGGATCAACTCCGCAATCAACTTCAG GCTGCTCAGTCCCACGCAGATCAGGCAGGAAGTATTTTCAGACAATTCCTGAATTGTGATGGCAATGGGCAAATCTTAGCTGAGCAGAATCGAAAGGAAGCTAGCACCTCCCAAGCTCCACACACATTCATATCTGGAAATCGAGAACAATCTGCTCCAGTGATGTACACTCGACAGGTATCTTATGAAAAATCTGGCAACCATGATGAAGATATGAAATCTGCAGCTGCTGCAGTGGCAGCAAAGCTCACTGCATCAACATCTTCAGCCCAGATGCTGACTTATGTCCTCTCATCCTTGGCGTCCGAGGGTGTCATAGGCAACTCAACCCAAGAATCTTCCCACGATAATCAACCGGAGAAAAGGATGAAGCTTGAAAATGACCGCTCGTCTTATGCCCCCCTCCCCCCTCAGAATCCTCAGGAAGCCCACTCATTTTTCTCTCAGCCAAACTCAGTGCAACACAATCCCCCAAGCACTGCTCGGGAATCAACTCCGATTGAACCGCCTCCTCTACCATCATCACCTCCACCATTGCCACCCCTGCCTCCTATGCAGCCATATCCAGTATCTCAGTGCATTCAGACATCTGGGCAATTTCCTAGTTCGGCATTTGTTTTTGCACCAACCCATCAATCTTCAACATTGCCTGCTTTTCCCCAAGTTGTGCCTCCAGTCAATGGAGTTTCTCCTTTTACATCTCCAGCGACAATTGCTTATCAAGGGTATTCAACTGAGAGTAGTCTATATAGCCAGTCTTCATCCCTGCCGATGGCACCCGTTACCCGTCAGTAG